The following DNA comes from Planctomycetia bacterium.
AACACTTTTCCTGTTTCAAGGAGTCTGTCATGAGACGATGGCTGCGGTGCGCGCTGATGATGAGCCTGCTTACAGGCCCGATACCGATTCTGGCCCAGGGCCAAGGACAGCAGAAAACCTGTCCAACGAATGCCTCCACCAGCGGCAGCACAACAGGGAGCACGGCTTCAGCAACAGGGTCGGCAAACAACCAGGGCATGATGAATCCACAGCAGATCATCAACCAGATCAATCGGTTGGAGCAGTTGCTGCTTCAATTGCAATCTGGCCAGGTTACCCCGCCTGCAAATAGTGGCATCTCAACAGTCCAAGCCATTCAGATGATCAGGCAACGCATTACGATGCTGCGTACCCAGTTGGCACAGTTGCAGACGTCAGGGAATGCAAACTCTGCCATCATGTCCCAGAGCAGGCCACAACAAGGCGCTGGCTTTGGAAAAAGGAAGTGATGAAGTGAGGCTACTCCGATGCTGTTGGAACCAGATCCGCAGCATCGACAATCGTGTAACTGTATCCCTGTTCGGTCAGAAACAGTTGCCGATGGTGGGCAAAGTCGATCTCGCGGGTATCACGAGTGACGACGGTGTAGAAATGGGCTGATTCGCCACCAGCTTTCGGGCGCAAGATGCGTCCGAGCCGCTGGGCCTCTTCCTGGCGGGAGCCAAACGCACCGCTGATCTGAATCAACACATTGGCATCGGGCAGATCGATGGCAAAGTTGCCTACTTTGGAAAGGATCAGTTGCTTCACTTCGCCGGTGCGAAATTGTTTATACAACTGTTCCCGTTCCTCCTGTGGCGTAGCACCGGTGATCAAAGGCATGTTGAAACGATCACGCAGTTCGCGAAGCTGTTTGAGATACTGGCCAATGATGAGAACCTTGGCTGTCGGATAGCGTTTCAAGAGTGCTTCCACCACATCGAGCTTGGCTGGATTCTCGCTGGCTACCCTGTACTTATTGCGCAGTTCCGCAACGGCGTATTCCATCCGCAGTTCCTGGGGCAGCCCCAGCCGAACTTCAGTGCATTGTGCTTCTGCGATCCAACCCTGGCCTTCCAGTTCCCGCCAGGGCACATCGTACTTTTTGGGCCCGATCAGGGTGAAGACATCAGATTCTCTGCCATCTTCCCGAATCAGGGTTGCAGTGAGCCCAAGTCGGCGGCGGGCCTGTATCTGGGCGGTAATGCGAAAGACCGGGGCGGGCAACAGATGCACTTCATCATAGATGATCAACCCCCAGTCTCGCTGATCAAAAATCTTGAAATGGGGAAACTCATCAGTCTTGCTGTCGCGATAGGTGAGAATCTGGTAGGTGGCCAGCGTGACCGGGGCAATGGTTTTCGTCTCGCCGGTGTATTCACCGACGTCCGCTTCGGAGAGAGAAGTCTTGTCAAGAATCTCCCGATGCCATTGCTTGACTGCAGTGGTACCCGTGGTGAGCACCAGGGTCGATTTCTGCATCAAAGCCATCGTCGATAATCCGACAATGGTTTTCCCAGCGCCGCAAGGCAGCACAATCACACCAGAGCCGCCTCGCACATCGCCGCCTGCATAGAACACATCGCAGGCTTCCTGCTGATAGTCACGCACACCGAACGACAAACCGCCTCTGGTGATAGTTCGTAGCTGCAGAGCCAGGTCAGCGCCTTCAGTGTAACCTGCGAGATCTTCGGCAGGATAACCTACTGCGATGAGTGCCTGTTTCAAAACACCCCGGAAGCCGGTATCAACGGTGAAGCTGTCCGGCGTGAGGCGATCTCCCAGATAGACTGCAACTTTCTTTTGTCGCAACAGTTCGGTGAGCAGTGGTTTATCGGGGCAGACCAGTTTCAAATGTTCGCCATGCCGTTCCAGGCGAACCCGCCCGTATCGCTGCACCACTTCTTCAATATCGGGAGCGACGTTATGCGGTATCGGGAACTTGGTGAACTTCTGCAGGACTTCCACCATCTGGGTTGCGGTCATGCCTGCTGCAGCAGCGTTCCAGAGCGACAGGTTGGTCAAACGGTAGGTATGAATATGTTCCGGGCTTTTTTCGAGCTCAGCAAACGGAGCCAAGGCATCGCGCGCAGCGGCATACTTGGGATTATTGACTTCTACCAGGATCGTACGGTCACCCTGGATGATGAGCGGATTCAGCGGATCGTAATGCATCTGGATATGATAGGAGACGGTAAAGTACCAGAGCGTTATTCAGCCGGAGTTTGTGGGGTTGGAAGCTCCACAAAATCCGACTTGCTGCGTTGATATGCCAGATACGCTCGTATGGAAGGCATCAGAAAACAGAGTGTGATTACCAGGTGGAACGCTATCAGTGCAACCAGAGGCCACCAGGCAGGCAGATACTTGCTGAAAAATAACGACTGCTCACTGGCTTCCAGCTTGCGATATCGGTCCACCAGCATGTAGGCAAAACTGCTCGTCGTAATGATCCCCCACATGATCACCAGCCAGTAGATCAGCATGTCGGAAGTGAAGATCAGAAATACCGCAACTGCAATATGCGTTAAAGGCAAAACAACAGAAGTCCAGTTGAGTTGCTGGGTGTTGAAATTGGAGAGTGCCAGACCAGCGATGGCCAGCCGCTCCAGAATCAGAAGTGCCACCGCTATCATGAACAGCAACCGGCCGCGTTGTACCGTGGGATTCATGGTCAGTCCTGTTCCGACCGGGAGAGTGAAGAAGTCACACGAAGTCTCTTGTATACTTCATCATCCGATGAAATACTAGAGAATAGCTGGTGTTTTCTAGTGGTAGTGTAACGGGCAGCTTTACCGAAGGAAAGAGAGCGCGCTTGTACGGTCTTCTTTTTCTCATGGGTTCATCAGTTCTGCTCTTCTCGCAGGTCAGCGACGAAGGCATATATCTGAAGCGCAATGCGTCATCGTGGGCTGGTGACCTGCAACATCAGGATGTGCGAGTGCGAAGGGCAGCAGCCTATGCACTCGGGAAACTGAATAAGCATACCTTGCCCTACATCAACAGCTTGAACAAGGTTCTGCTGCAGGATACCGATGCAACAGTGCGAGCCAGTGTTGCCAACACTTTGGGAGAATTAGGTGGTCTGGCTCCAACAGAAGTTACTGCTGGCTTAAAGCAATCAATGGAAAAGGAAAAGGAAGTTGCAGTTCAACGTGCCGTCGTCCTGGCGTTAGGCAAACAGGGACAGCAGGCAGCATCAGTAGAAGCACAGATCAGAGCTTTTCTGTCGCACAGCGATGTCAACCTGCGCAAAAACGCTGCTTGGACCCTGGGACAACTGGGGCCGGTTGCTGAAGCGTCGATTCCAGCGCTCATCAAGGCAAACTCTGATTCGGATGCATCAGTACGTGCTGAGGCAATTTCCTCGCTAGGCAACCTGGGCATCCTTGCACAGGATGCTATCCCCGGCATTGTCAACGGGTTATCAGATAAAGAGAGCCTGGTCCAGGAACAAAGCATACTGGCGATTCGCAAGATGGGGCCTGCAGCTTCTGCAGGCATTTCACCATTACTGTCAGTCGCGGAATCGGATCAGAAACAAATCACACTCAGGCAGGCTGCCCTGGTCAGTCTTGAAGCGATTTGGCCTACCGGGCATAAAGATCCCGCATCCTGGCAGCGGTTGCAGGCTCTGGTACAATCCGCACCTTCGGAACTGCAGCCTACTGCACAACGCACCGAAAAGAAAATCGGTGCGATTCGACAATAATTCATGACCTTTCGTCGCTGCCGATTTCCTGTAAAGCCATCAGCACCCGATCGACTTCTTCAATGGTGTTGTAATGGAGAAATCCGATTCTCAGCATGCCATCGGGTTCCAAGCCCAATCGTTCTGTCAGGGGCTGTGCATAGAAATTTCCCGCCCAACTGTAGATTCCCCGTGCTGCCAGTTCAGTGCTGAGTTGCTGGGCTGTCAGACGTTCATGCAGTATTCCAAAAGTACTGACACGATCCTGCATCGTGCCATGCCCCACCACTCGGTAGCCATCCATCATGGCTACACCTTGCAGGAAATGTGAACCGAGCCGGTGTTCGTGGCTTGCTATGACATTGTAAGCGGAAACAAGCATATCCCGTAATGAACTGCCCGAACTGGCAAGCGAAGCCAGGTAATCAATGGCTGCTCCCACACCGGCAATGCCTTCGTGATTTTGCGTGCCAGTCATCCAGCGATCGGGAACAGTATTGCTGGCTGGTCTGACTTTGTAGGGTTGGATTTCTTCAAGAAGATGCCGATGACCCCAGACGATGCCCACATGCGGGCCAAAGAACTTGTATGCTGAGCAGGCAATGAAATCAGCACCAGTGGCTGGTGCATCAATCAACAAGTGCGGTGCATAATGGACTGCATCGAGAAATACCAATGCACCAGCTGCATGTGCCAGTTCTGCAATCTTCGTTACTGGATGCACGGTGCCTACCGCGTTGGATGCCATGCCAACGGCAACCAATCTCGTTCGGCTGCTGAGTGATTTCTGCAATGTGTCAAGGTTCAGAGCACACGTCGTTGGATCAATGTCGATCCATCGAACTGTGACACCTCGATCCCTTGCTGCCAATGCCCAGGGTGTTACGTTTGCATCATGGTCACAATGACTCAGAATGATCTCATCGCCTTCGTTCCAGGTTTGTGCAATTGCCCGACTTAGCGCAAAAGTAAGCGAAGTCATGTTGTTGCCAAACACGATGCAATCTGGATCGCTGACATTCAGGAATGCAGCCAGCTTGCGCCGGACTTCCAGCAGCAGGGCATCGCTCTCGATACTCGTTGCAAAGTAGCCACCATGATTGGCATTGCGATGCATCAGATAGTGATGCATCGCCTGTGCCACAGATAGCGGAACCTGGCTGCCTGCCGGGCCATCAGTGTAGATCACATAATTCTGATCATGCTTTCGATTCAGCGCCGGGAACTGCTGGCGAATTCGCTGAAGATTCAGGCTGGTGCTCATGCATATCTCGCAGGCTTTTGGTTGCTCAGGGCAGAACTGTTGTTACAGTATGGAACAGTTATACTGATTGGCGGAAAAGAACATGCAACGATCCTTGCCTTATGTCTTGCTGGTGATGTTGTCGCTGCAAGAGGTTGGCTGGGGACAGCCTGCTGATACGGAAAAGCATCCCAATATTATTCTGATTTATGCTGACGATATGGGTTATGCAGACCTGGGCTGTTTTGGCAGTACGAAACATCGTACGCCACATCTGGATAGCCTCGCAAAAGAGGGAGCCAGGCTCACACAGTTTTATACCGCACAAGCAGTTTGCTCAGCATCGCGGGCAGCATTGCTTACCGGGTGTTATCCCAACCGCATCGGGATTCTCGGCGCACTGAATCACCGTAGTACGCATGGCATTAACAATCAGGAACTGACCTTGCCTGAAATGCTGAAATCCGTCGGATACCAGACGGCACATTTCGGAAAATGGCACCTGGGACATTTACTTGAATTTCTACCCACCAGACATGGATTCGATATCTACTTCGGCATTCCCTATTCCAACGACATGTGGCCGAACCATCCGACAGCAGGGAAATATTATCCTGATCTTCCCTTATACGATGGCACCACGGTTATTGAAACGAATCCCGATCAACGCATGTTAACGAGCAGGTTCACCCAGCGTGCCGTCGACTTCATTCAGCAACAAAAGGACAAACGATTCTTTATTTACCTGGCACATCCGATGCCTCATGTGCCTTTGCATGTTTCTCCTGAACGGGCAGGCAAATCTGCGGGCGGGTTATATGGCGACGTCATTGAAGAAATTGACTGGTCGACAGGGCAGATTCTTGCGACTCTTTCCAAGCTGGGTCTTGATGAGAAAACACTGGTCATCTTTGCTTCTGATAACGGCCCCTGGCTGTCGTATGGAAATCATGCAGGCAGCGCAGGGAAGTTGCGTGAAGGGAAGGGCACCAGTTTCGAAGGAGGCGTTCGTGTCCCATTCCTGGCACGTTGGCCCGACAAGATTCCCGCAGGCCTAGTCAGTAACGAACCAGCCATGACGATCGATATATTGCCAACTTTGGCCAAGCTGACTGGCGCTTCCCTGCCAACTCATCCGATTGATGGCAAAGATATTATGCCTTTACTGACCTCATTCGGAGCAAAGTCTCCTCACGAAGCCCTCAATTACTTTTGGGATAGGGAATTGCAGGCTGTGCGCAGCGGGCCATGGAAACTGCATCTGCCCCATCGGTATCAGACGCTGAAAGGTAAGCCGGGCAAGGATGGTAAACCTGATGCCTATGAGGTCAAGCAGTTGGAGAAATCCCTCTTTAACATCGAAAATGATCCTGAAGAAAAGAACAATCTCCTTGCTCTATATCCCGATGTGGTAGTTAAATTAATGCGATATGTTGATGCAGCGAGGAAGGATCTGGGCGATTCGCAAGAATCAATCAAGGGAACAGGAGTGCGTGAGCCGGGAAAGCTTAAGTTCCAGTGAAGAATGCCAAGTAGGGAAAAAGAGGTAAACCGCTGAGGTTTGCTGTGACAATCGGTCTAATCAGAACATATAATGGCATGTATTGCATGAACCATGGTTCAAATGCAAATCTGTATATTGAGTAAGCTTCCCTCGCTTACTAAACTGTGTTTTCCGTTCCGGATGCGTTCAAGCCTGTTCTGATGAGGTTTGCGTGTGGCTATTATCGTAAACTGTCCCGCCTGTGGTACTCCAGCCAGTATCGAACCCCAGTTCTTTGGCAAAAAGCTCCGCTGTGCCAATCAATCATGCCGCCAGACCTTCCGTGTACAAGCGGATGGCAGTGTGATGATGGAAGGTGGAAGGCCGGAAACTCCGCGCACTTTCGATTGGCAAAACAACCCACCTGCCCAGGAAGCCCAGGAAGGCGATTGGCTATCAGCTCCACCTCCCATTCCTGGCTCTGAACCTGAAGGTGGAAATCCCCAATATCAACAGGCAGAAATTTATCCCTCTCAAGAGGGTGAAGAAGGCGATGAAGAGGAAAGCAGCTATACTCCAGGCGATTACGGATACGGCAGAAAGAAAAACAAGTTCCTGGTCATCCTGATTTTCCTTGTCATTCTCCTCATCGGCGCCAGTGCCTTTGGCTTCTGGCTGTATCAGCAGAACATCAACCGGGCAGTTGCTGAACTCAAAAAGCGATTGAACGAAAATATGGATAAAAAACGCTGGGAAGAAGCAGTTGATGCCGGCTCCCAGTATCGGGATAAGATCAAAGACGCTGCTGAAATTAAGGAAGTTGATTTTTCACTAGGCTGGGCTCAACTGCAGCAGGATCTGGCCGGAAGCAAGTTGAACAGCAAAGAAACAATCACCAAAGCCGTCAACAATATTCAGAACTTCTACAAGACATATCGAGGCGATGCGAACTTCAGGCCTCTCCGCAAGGATATGACCGAATCAGCCTATGCTCTCGTGAAAGCAGCCTCAGATTTCCTGATGGAAAATCCTGACTCGAGCATGCACGATGCCCTGCAGCCTGTTCTCGATCTGGCTAAGGAAGTCGGAAACAGCGTTTCCGATCAGGATCAGGTGAAAATCTGGGCAGAAGAATCCGAGAGCAAGTATAAGGAAGCGAGAACCTTCATTGATGCCAGCCTGGCGAAAGCCAATTGGGTGGTACGGATGGATGATGTGCTGGCAAAGGAAAACCTTGGTCAGATTGATGCCTTGCAGAATGAATATCTCGAACTGGTCAAAAAACATCCACTCCTGAGCAAAGACAACGACCTGACCGCCAAGGCGGGTAACCTCAAAACCGTGGAACCAGGCTGGGTCAAATACAGCAATAGCAACAGTGCACCTTCACCAAATAAGCCCTCGTTTGGCCCCAGCATACGCATCTGTCCGCCCGTGAAAACTCCCGAAGGCACTCAGGATGATCAAAACGTCGTTCTGGCAATGGCTCGTGGAACTCTCTATGGTCTCTCAGCCAAAACCGGAAAAGATCGCTGGGCCTTGCGCGTCGGGCAGGATGTGCGTGAACTTCCCCCCCGCATTTCACTCGGTGGTGAAGTGCCTGACATTGCTTTCGTGGTGACCACCGAAGATGCAGGCCAGACCTACTTAAGTCAGATGAATCTGATGACGGGTGAACGAAGCTGGACTCGACGTCTGGCTGGTGCCTGTTCCGTCGGGCCGGTGCTGATCAGCAATAACCGTCTGGTAGTTCCCATGAAGGAAACCGTGGCTCTGGTGGAAGCGGGAACCGGGAAGATGACAGGCTTCTTTACCCTATCCGGTTACGACATCAGCTCGCAACCTGCTCACGACAGGGTCCGTGACAGGCTCTTCGTCCCCGTCGATCGTGGCCGAATTTTCGTTCTCGATCTGGCGAATCGTAAATGTATTGGCGTCATCTACACTGAACATTGGTCAGGACAGATGAAAGGCTCTCCTTTGATAATCGACGATTTAATGGTTGCCTGCATTGCAACCGGCTCAGGCACCGGTACCACGCGCATACGCGGCTACGATATTTCCAGCAAAAGTGCAACGCCCCAGTTTGATCAGATTGGCAGTTACGATCTGCCCGGACATGCCTCCACCACTCCTTACGTTGACGGCAACGAAACGCTGGGTATCGTTTCAGATCAGGGACTTCTCTGGCTGTTTGGCATTGGTAAATCCAGTACTATCGGCACTTCGCAGAGCAAGGGGAGCACGCCATTCTATCCGCTCACCCCCAAACCCATGCCGCTGAAACTGCAGGCCAACACCGAACTGAAGAAAGATCAGCCCCGGCCTCGCGTTCAGGTGGCCCATGTTGCCCTGAACGACTGGTGGGTTTTTACACATGACCACCTGGTGCGTAATGTCTATGATCCGTTCCGGGGTGTCATGAATCCTTCGCCACTTGGCTCCTTGCCATTGGGAAGTCCGCTCCATCGTGCAGAAGTTTCACCCGATGCACGACTGGTCGTCATGGTCACACAGCCTAAAGGCCAGGCTCAGATGATGGCCAGCGGCATTGACCGCACCACGGGCAAAATTGTCTGGCAGACTCAACTTGGCACCGAAGCCTCCCAGGCTCCTGTAGCACTGGCTGGCGCGGTTGCCATGCTGGATCGTGGTGGCGCTATCTTTTCGGTGAAGATCAATGACATCAATGCCGATGCCCAATGGCAGGTGTGTGGCACCTGGCCGGCGCTGCCACTGGTCGCTGCATCACATCGCCTGGTTAAGACCATGAATGGTAAATCACTGGTCAGTGTTTCGTACGATCCAGCCAGGGCCCGCATCATCCTTCGCAAGATTGACCCGACAGGCCAGGACAAAACGGAAACTCGAGAATTTCCCCATAACATTGCTCCTGCTGGAACACCCATTGCCCTTGATGATGGCAACACCCTGGTACCATGCAAAGATGGCAATATCTATCTGTTCAATTTTACCTCAGGCAACACGGTCACCAATTCACTCTTCTCCTGGCGTGATCCCCATGCCTTCACCAATGCAAGCGGTCATCTGCTGGCTCCTTCGATGAACCAGTTGATTGCTACCAACGGATTGAACAAGGTTTTACGCTGGCAGCGAGATGCTCAAGGCACCTGGAAGAAAGTACCTAACGATCTGGAACTGCCTGATCGTATTGTTACCCCTGTCATTCTGCTGCCTGAAAACCGCGTTGCAGTGGGAGATCAATCAGGCAACATGCACTGCTTGTCACTGGCTACGCTGGGAACCTCCAGGCAGTGGGCCGTGAAGGGCAATATCACCAAAGGCCCTTTCCCGGTGGGAACTCAGGGGTTCGGCTGCGTGGTCGATGGCAAGCGACTCTGGTGGGTCAATTCCCCGGATGACGAAGAAGGGAAAGTGTTTACCAGCAGAGAGATATCCTCCATCATTGGTGAAGCCAGTCCGATGGGTAATGAACTCCTGGTTGCTGTTCTCAAGCGCGATGCTGGCACCGGAATGCTGGCGAGCTACCTTTGGATTGATGCAGCCAGCGGCAAGGTCACGCAGACCGAGAGGCTGCCTGAAGGTCTGGCACCAGCTTCGGGTGCAACCGCACTTGGCAAGAACCGAGCCTTTGCTCCACTTTCGGATGGCACCATTCGCATTCTGATCAAGCCTGAACCCGCGACGGCTTCTCGTCCATAATAACCTGCTCTGATAAGCCTTTATCCAAATCAAGCCCGATTGAGAACGTAAACATGTCCCGCCTACTGAAACGATGCTTGTTGATTGGCTGGCTGCTGATAGCTGGTAGTTGCCTGGTACTGGCTCAGCCACCCGCTTCCCCACAATCACTGGGTTGGGGGCCTTTCAACCTGGCTGAAGAAGCCAAGGCTGCCACGATTCCCGAGGTCAAAAAATACCTCGAAGATATGAGCCAGACTACTGATGAAGTGGTCACCACCGCTGGCAAAGTGTATCGTACGGCGCCAATTCCCAGAAAATATGATCCCAAGGAAGGCAAGCAACTCGATTTCACACCGATTGAAGGTCAAAGACTGACCCTCGAAGCCAGCCAGATCCGCGAAGTCACTCATTACGAACAGCGGGTTCTGGAAAAGACCAGACAGTTCCTCGAAAAGCGATTGGACACTCCGGGAACCCCAACGCCTCTGTCCCGTTTTCTTCAATTGCGTACTGCGGAAATGGTCCTGACGGAAGCATTTCGATATCACCAGTCGCTACGGTCACAAGGCACTCGCGACAGCGCTACCTGGTCTGGTATGGATACTGAGCTCAAGAACAAGCTCTTTGCCATCCGCATTGATGAACTCCGTGCCCTGACCGCTGAGCGTGATTACGTCACCGCTGAAGCACTTTCTCAGAAAATGTTTCAGTCTGCACCAGGCGATCGCGTATTGCTTGATGTCATTGAGCAGTTTTACATCAAGATGTGTGATGATCACTTTGGGGAAAACAACACGCTACAGGCGCGTTTGACTCTCGAAAAACTGCGTGATCGTTACCGAAATCCGTGGACTTCCATGTCGACCCGCCGCATTATCGAACGTTTGGAGGAAGAAGCACGCAAAAATTTCGAAAAGTCCAGAGCTGCGGTTGAGGAAAAGAACCGCAGTGGTGCATTGGCTTCGCTGGAAGCAGCAGAACAGGCCTGGCCAACACTGCCTGGCTTGCGCGAATTCCGAGTGAAACTGCTCGGTGAATTTTCCGTACTGCGGGTCGGCGTCCGAACACTGCCTGCGGTCATGTCACCACTCACCGCCATCACCGATGCGGACAAGATGGCCTGCCGACTGCTCTACGAACCACTGGTTGGCGCTCGCCATGCGCCTTCAGGAAGCGATGGCTACTTTACCTCACTTACCGAATCGCCTCGCCGCATTGCCAAAGGCTGGGAATTTGTTCTTCCAACCGGGCTGAAATGGTCGGATGGCAGCCCGGTGAAGTCCGATGATATTCTCCGCAGTTACGAGTTCATCAGCCAGCCAGGCACCCCGGCGTTCAATCCTTCCCTCGATAACGATGGCCTTTTTGTTGTCAATCAGATTGATGAAACCCGCTTCACCATCACATTCAAAGCGCCGGTCCTCGACCCGTTGGCATTTCTCAATTTCCCGATTCTGCCTTCAAGCAGGCTGCCTCGCGATCAATCAAGTTCAGCCGCTGCGACGGCTTTTGCCAAGAATCCGCTCGGCACCGGACCATACATGTTCGCCAGTGCTGAAGGCGATGAAGTGATTTTCAAGGTAAATCCCCACTATCAGAGAGCTTCTGCTCCACAGGGCCCTGCAATCAAGGAAATCCGCTTCATCAAGTACAGCGACTGGGGGGTAGCACACAAAGCCCTGCTCGATGGCCGCTGGCAGATGCTGCTCGAT
Coding sequences within:
- a CDS encoding cysteine desulfurase-like protein gives rise to the protein MSTSLNLQRIRQQFPALNRKHDQNYVIYTDGPAGSQVPLSVAQAMHHYLMHRNANHGGYFATSIESDALLLEVRRKLAAFLNVSDPDCIVFGNNMTSLTFALSRAIAQTWNEGDEIILSHCDHDANVTPWALAARDRGVTVRWIDIDPTTCALNLDTLQKSLSSRTRLVAVGMASNAVGTVHPVTKIAELAHAAGALVFLDAVHYAPHLLIDAPATGADFIACSAYKFFGPHVGIVWGHRHLLEEIQPYKVRPASNTVPDRWMTGTQNHEGIAGVGAAIDYLASLASSGSSLRDMLVSAYNVIASHEHRLGSHFLQGVAMMDGYRVVGHGTMQDRVSTFGILHERLTAQQLSTELAARGIYSWAGNFYAQPLTERLGLEPDGMLRIGFLHYNTIEEVDRVLMALQEIGSDERS
- a CDS encoding sulfatase; the encoded protein is MLSLQEVGWGQPADTEKHPNIILIYADDMGYADLGCFGSTKHRTPHLDSLAKEGARLTQFYTAQAVCSASRAALLTGCYPNRIGILGALNHRSTHGINNQELTLPEMLKSVGYQTAHFGKWHLGHLLEFLPTRHGFDIYFGIPYSNDMWPNHPTAGKYYPDLPLYDGTTVIETNPDQRMLTSRFTQRAVDFIQQQKDKRFFIYLAHPMPHVPLHVSPERAGKSAGGLYGDVIEEIDWSTGQILATLSKLGLDEKTLVIFASDNGPWLSYGNHAGSAGKLREGKGTSFEGGVRVPFLARWPDKIPAGLVSNEPAMTIDILPTLAKLTGASLPTHPIDGKDIMPLLTSFGAKSPHEALNYFWDRELQAVRSGPWKLHLPHRYQTLKGKPGKDGKPDAYEVKQLEKSLFNIENDPEEKNNLLALYPDVVVKLMRYVDAARKDLGDSQESIKGTGVREPGKLKFQ
- a CDS encoding ABC transporter substrate-binding protein, with amino-acid sequence MSRLLKRCLLIGWLLIAGSCLVLAQPPASPQSLGWGPFNLAEEAKAATIPEVKKYLEDMSQTTDEVVTTAGKVYRTAPIPRKYDPKEGKQLDFTPIEGQRLTLEASQIREVTHYEQRVLEKTRQFLEKRLDTPGTPTPLSRFLQLRTAEMVLTEAFRYHQSLRSQGTRDSATWSGMDTELKNKLFAIRIDELRALTAERDYVTAEALSQKMFQSAPGDRVLLDVIEQFYIKMCDDHFGENNTLQARLTLEKLRDRYRNPWTSMSTRRIIERLEEEARKNFEKSRAAVEEKNRSGALASLEAAEQAWPTLPGLREFRVKLLGEFSVLRVGVRTLPAVMSPLTAITDADKMACRLLYEPLVGARHAPSGSDGYFTSLTESPRRIAKGWEFVLPTGLKWSDGSPVKSDDILRSYEFISQPGTPAFNPSLDNDGLFVVNQIDETRFTITFKAPVLDPLAFLNFPILPSSRLPRDQSSSAAATAFAKNPLGTGPYMFASAEGDEVIFKVNPHYQRASAPQGPAIKEIRFIKYSDWGVAHKALLDGRWQMLLDATSKEMDEITGNPQAVVFTPTETRAADGSATPKLTNPRIYYLGFNYRKPHFQKKEAREAISMAINRDDIIEKIFRGKTRTNHASLNGPFPLNSWAYDTASFGQSAYGSVQAAAKARAAGRIPDLKLAVLAEDMHGIQACNMIAADLKKIGINCTVVPTPANTLFVDMYKPVPEFDLLYTTWDYGNESLNLRPLVDVTAANGAGANYMGYQVSPAPQDPTLMRYLSNSLNNRELENARRQMYSIHKHMNDNAVIAPLYQLDKHIAVHRSLDQYERFHPVYVFDGVEKWVIKSGGQ
- a CDS encoding helicase-associated domain-containing protein; this encodes MHYDPLNPLIIQGDRTILVEVNNPKYAAARDALAPFAELEKSPEHIHTYRLTNLSLWNAAAAGMTATQMVEVLQKFTKFPIPHNVAPDIEEVVQRYGRVRLERHGEHLKLVCPDKPLLTELLRQKKVAVYLGDRLTPDSFTVDTGFRGVLKQALIAVGYPAEDLAGYTEGADLALQLRTITRGGLSFGVRDYQQEACDVFYAGGDVRGGSGVIVLPCGAGKTIVGLSTMALMQKSTLVLTTGTTAVKQWHREILDKTSLSEADVGEYTGETKTIAPVTLATYQILTYRDSKTDEFPHFKIFDQRDWGLIIYDEVHLLPAPVFRITAQIQARRRLGLTATLIREDGRESDVFTLIGPKKYDVPWRELEGQGWIAEAQCTEVRLGLPQELRMEYAVAELRNKYRVASENPAKLDVVEALLKRYPTAKVLIIGQYLKQLRELRDRFNMPLITGATPQEEREQLYKQFRTGEVKQLILSKVGNFAIDLPDANVLIQISGAFGSRQEEAQRLGRILRPKAGGESAHFYTVVTRDTREIDFAHHRQLFLTEQGYSYTIVDAADLVPTASE
- a CDS encoding PQQ-binding-like beta-propeller repeat protein gives rise to the protein MAIIVNCPACGTPASIEPQFFGKKLRCANQSCRQTFRVQADGSVMMEGGRPETPRTFDWQNNPPAQEAQEGDWLSAPPPIPGSEPEGGNPQYQQAEIYPSQEGEEGDEEESSYTPGDYGYGRKKNKFLVILIFLVILLIGASAFGFWLYQQNINRAVAELKKRLNENMDKKRWEEAVDAGSQYRDKIKDAAEIKEVDFSLGWAQLQQDLAGSKLNSKETITKAVNNIQNFYKTYRGDANFRPLRKDMTESAYALVKAASDFLMENPDSSMHDALQPVLDLAKEVGNSVSDQDQVKIWAEESESKYKEARTFIDASLAKANWVVRMDDVLAKENLGQIDALQNEYLELVKKHPLLSKDNDLTAKAGNLKTVEPGWVKYSNSNSAPSPNKPSFGPSIRICPPVKTPEGTQDDQNVVLAMARGTLYGLSAKTGKDRWALRVGQDVRELPPRISLGGEVPDIAFVVTTEDAGQTYLSQMNLMTGERSWTRRLAGACSVGPVLISNNRLVVPMKETVALVEAGTGKMTGFFTLSGYDISSQPAHDRVRDRLFVPVDRGRIFVLDLANRKCIGVIYTEHWSGQMKGSPLIIDDLMVACIATGSGTGTTRIRGYDISSKSATPQFDQIGSYDLPGHASTTPYVDGNETLGIVSDQGLLWLFGIGKSSTIGTSQSKGSTPFYPLTPKPMPLKLQANTELKKDQPRPRVQVAHVALNDWWVFTHDHLVRNVYDPFRGVMNPSPLGSLPLGSPLHRAEVSPDARLVVMVTQPKGQAQMMASGIDRTTGKIVWQTQLGTEASQAPVALAGAVAMLDRGGAIFSVKINDINADAQWQVCGTWPALPLVAASHRLVKTMNGKSLVSVSYDPARARIILRKIDPTGQDKTETREFPHNIAPAGTPIALDDGNTLVPCKDGNIYLFNFTSGNTVTNSLFSWRDPHAFTNASGHLLAPSMNQLIATNGLNKVLRWQRDAQGTWKKVPNDLELPDRIVTPVILLPENRVAVGDQSGNMHCLSLATLGTSRQWAVKGNITKGPFPVGTQGFGCVVDGKRLWWVNSPDDEEGKVFTSREISSIIGEASPMGNELLVAVLKRDAGTGMLASYLWIDAASGKVTQTERLPEGLAPASGATALGKNRAFAPLSDGTIRILIKPEPATASRP
- a CDS encoding HEAT repeat domain-containing protein gives rise to the protein MYGLLFLMGSSVLLFSQVSDEGIYLKRNASSWAGDLQHQDVRVRRAAAYALGKLNKHTLPYINSLNKVLLQDTDATVRASVANTLGELGGLAPTEVTAGLKQSMEKEKEVAVQRAVVLALGKQGQQAASVEAQIRAFLSHSDVNLRKNAAWTLGQLGPVAEASIPALIKANSDSDASVRAEAISSLGNLGILAQDAIPGIVNGLSDKESLVQEQSILAIRKMGPAASAGISPLLSVAESDQKQITLRQAALVSLEAIWPTGHKDPASWQRLQALVQSAPSELQPTAQRTEKKIGAIRQ